A single region of the Nitrososphaerota archaeon genome encodes:
- a CDS encoding DUF1893 domain-containing protein yields MHDLETAEATLTADNLSIVFVKDGQIIFSSGKNGLKPLVDAIQIHRKLLEGSSMADKVIGRAAALLAIHAKVKSVYAFTIASGATRLLDQHAIPYRYGSIVERILNRDGTDTCPFEKTVHDTNNPEEALHQIIKTINRLSATSGQGGTRPH; encoded by the coding sequence ATGCACGACCTCGAAACCGCTGAAGCAACACTGACCGCCGACAACCTCTCAATAGTCTTCGTAAAAGACGGGCAAATCATCTTCAGCAGCGGCAAAAACGGATTGAAACCCCTCGTTGACGCTATCCAGATACACCGGAAACTACTAGAAGGTTCCTCGATGGCAGATAAAGTGATAGGGCGAGCCGCAGCTCTTCTCGCCATCCACGCCAAAGTAAAGTCGGTTTATGCCTTCACAATCGCTTCAGGAGCGACTCGACTCCTCGACCAACACGCTATCCCATACAGATATGGAAGCATAGTTGAACGGATACTGAACCGTGACGGCACCGACACCTGCCCCTTCGAAAAAACAGTTCACGACACAAATAACCCGGAAGAAGCACTACATCAGATAATAAAAACCATAAACCGACTCTCCGCAACGAGCGGCCAAGGCGGAACCCGTCCACATTAA
- a CDS encoding DNA-directed RNA polymerase subunit D: protein MKIEVLEKSDERIKVHLGGVSRAYANAIRRIALSEVPCMAVDDVVILENSSVMYDELLAHRLGLIPLKTDLSQYVLPENCDCNNPLGCPKCRVLLVLDAEAKDSVKEVTSGDIRSEDGTTVPISPSIPIVKLAPSQKVKVEAYARLGRGKEHAKWRPAAISILTTPNEVDTEDDYILEIESVGSLPASEIFVKAVEILNEKLESFTEKARSLSNK, encoded by the coding sequence TTGAAAATAGAAGTATTAGAGAAAAGTGATGAGCGAATAAAGGTTCACCTAGGTGGTGTTAGCCGTGCTTATGCTAACGCTATCCGTAGGATTGCTTTGAGCGAGGTGCCCTGTATGGCTGTTGATGACGTTGTGATTTTGGAGAACTCCTCCGTGATGTACGATGAGCTCCTAGCTCACCGACTGGGGCTTATCCCTTTGAAAACCGATCTCTCGCAGTACGTTCTGCCGGAGAACTGTGACTGCAACAACCCACTCGGATGTCCCAAGTGCAGAGTCCTGCTCGTCCTAGACGCAGAAGCAAAGGACTCGGTGAAAGAAGTTACTTCAGGCGACATCAGATCCGAAGACGGAACCACAGTCCCAATTAGCCCAAGTATCCCTATTGTGAAGCTGGCTCCGAGTCAGAAAGTCAAGGTGGAGGCTTATGCCCGCCTCGGCAGAGGAAAAGAGCATGCGAAGTGGAGACCAGCCGCAATCTCAATCCTAACAACCCCCAATGAAGTGGACACTGAAGATGACTACATCTTGGAGATAGAGTCAGTCGGCTCTTTGCCGGCGAGCGAAATATTTGTAAAGGCTGTCGAAATCCTCAATGAGAAGCTAGAGTCATTTACTGAGAAAGCTAGGAGCTTGAGCAACAAATGA
- a CDS encoding 50S ribosomal protein L18e: MSKIGNPVLDSTVAALKRASKSSGAAVWLDASRYLSGSRSQKPTVNVGKIDRVSGKDSAVLIPGKVLGSGALSHPVVVGAYSYTATARKKIVEAGGEALTIPKFLERFPSGAGVTLIGG, translated from the coding sequence ATGAGTAAGATAGGAAATCCGGTGCTTGACAGCACAGTAGCAGCGTTGAAACGGGCGTCAAAGTCGTCAGGAGCCGCTGTGTGGCTTGACGCATCCAGATATCTCTCTGGATCACGATCACAAAAACCCACCGTCAACGTAGGTAAGATAGATCGCGTATCTGGGAAAGACAGCGCAGTCCTGATCCCAGGTAAAGTTCTAGGTAGCGGAGCGTTGTCTCACCCAGTCGTAGTGGGTGCGTACTCCTACACCGCTACTGCTCGCAAAAAGATTGTTGAGGCGGGCGGCGAAGCTTTAACTATCCCCAAATTTCTGGAACGGTTCCCCTCTGGAGCGGGTGTAACATTAATTGGCGGTTGA
- the rplM gene encoding 50S ribosomal protein L13 — protein MAVETAVKAKAKPEAPIVVDAANLIVGRMASKVAKLLLDGHRVIIVNSEKALVSGSRINIVTTQLKRLEIASVVNPEYNPHHHREPNKMLHRMIRGMIPRKKPHGIAAMKRLRAYIGTPESYKSVEKTVFEEAKATKPLPMYMTMGEVATAIGWKQGK, from the coding sequence TTGGCGGTTGAAACAGCAGTTAAGGCAAAGGCAAAGCCGGAAGCCCCCATCGTGGTAGATGCAGCTAACCTGATAGTGGGCAGAATGGCTTCGAAGGTTGCGAAACTCCTTCTCGACGGGCACCGTGTAATTATCGTGAACTCTGAGAAGGCGTTGGTTTCAGGCAGCAGAATAAACATCGTTACGACACAGTTGAAGCGGCTTGAAATCGCCAGTGTCGTTAACCCTGAGTACAACCCCCACCACCACAGAGAGCCTAACAAGATGCTTCACCGAATGATCAGAGGAATGATCCCGCGGAAAAAACCGCATGGGATAGCTGCGATGAAACGGCTGCGAGCCTACATCGGTACACCGGAGTCCTACAAGTCGGTGGAGAAAACAGTGTTTGAAGAAGCTAAGGCTACGAAACCACTTCCAATGTATATGACAATGGGTGAAGTAGCAACAGCAATAGGATGGAAGCAAGGAAAGTAG
- a CDS encoding 30S ribosomal protein S9: MTTRKIKLFSGARKHAKATATISNGTGRVTVNNVPVEIIEPRVSRERILVPLELAGTLRDKVDIAVDVQGGGFMGQAEAAAVSISRALVGWTKNDELKGVITQYDKHLLSGDARQKEPKKFGGPGARRRKQKSYR; the protein is encoded by the coding sequence ATGACCACTCGTAAAATAAAGCTCTTCTCAGGTGCAAGGAAGCATGCTAAGGCCACTGCTACAATATCTAACGGCACAGGTCGAGTCACAGTCAACAACGTACCTGTTGAGATAATTGAGCCTAGGGTGAGCAGAGAACGCATACTCGTTCCGTTGGAGCTCGCAGGCACTCTGCGTGACAAAGTCGATATTGCAGTTGATGTTCAAGGAGGCGGCTTCATGGGTCAGGCTGAGGCTGCTGCAGTCTCAATCTCCCGTGCACTCGTCGGCTGGACAAAGAACGATGAACTCAAGGGCGTCATCACACAGTACGATAAACACCTCCTGTCAGGTGACGCGAGGCAGAAGGAGCCGAAGAAGTTCGGCGGCCCCGGTGCAAGAAGGCGCAAACAAAAGTCATATCGTTAA
- a CDS encoding formate--phosphoribosylaminoimidazolecarboxamide ligase family protein — translation MVSLITPQQISEVLTRYDSDAITVGTLGSHSALDICKGAKDEGLRTVTICKKGREETYDRYYRVRKSFGRVCGVVDETILLNKFNEILTPAIQSRLTSMNTIFVPHRSFTVYVPYDGIEGSFQIPIFGSRSLLRAEERDAERNQHYLLEKAGIRTPRMFKRYTDIDRLVVVKVAEAERSYERAFFYASTPKQFEERSTELIRSGLITQKALDKARIEEFVVGAQYNFNYFYSPLLGELELLGTDARRQTNLDGLLRLPADEQLKILDSVEVRNIEVGHFAATLRESLLEKVFQIGERFVETTKTEYPPGIIGPFALQGAVVPGPPEEDIVIFDVSLRVPGSPGTKATHYSECLWGNPVSTGRRIAMEIRAAVEDNRLEEIVT, via the coding sequence ATGGTAAGCCTCATAACGCCGCAACAGATATCGGAGGTCTTAACCAGATACGACTCTGACGCAATCACCGTCGGCACACTGGGGAGCCACTCCGCCCTAGATATCTGCAAAGGCGCTAAGGACGAAGGGTTACGCACAGTCACGATATGCAAGAAAGGCCGTGAAGAAACCTATGACCGCTACTACCGAGTCAGAAAATCCTTCGGTAGAGTATGCGGCGTCGTAGACGAGACAATCCTGCTGAACAAGTTCAACGAGATACTAACCCCGGCCATCCAGAGCCGGCTCACTTCAATGAACACCATTTTCGTGCCTCACCGCTCCTTCACAGTTTACGTGCCTTACGACGGCATCGAAGGCTCCTTCCAAATACCTATCTTCGGCTCCAGAAGCCTCCTCAGAGCTGAGGAGCGGGATGCTGAGCGAAACCAGCACTACCTATTAGAGAAAGCCGGGATCAGGACACCTCGAATGTTCAAGAGATACACCGACATTGACCGGCTTGTTGTTGTTAAGGTAGCTGAGGCTGAGAGAAGCTACGAGCGGGCCTTCTTCTACGCTTCCACTCCTAAGCAGTTCGAGGAGCGGTCGACCGAGCTTATCCGCAGCGGGCTTATTACTCAGAAGGCGTTGGATAAGGCGCGGATCGAGGAGTTCGTTGTTGGTGCGCAATACAATTTCAACTACTTCTACTCACCGCTTCTAGGTGAGCTTGAGCTTCTAGGAACCGACGCTAGGCGTCAAACAAATCTTGACGGGCTGCTTCGGCTACCTGCTGATGAGCAGCTGAAGATCCTCGACTCTGTTGAGGTGAGGAATATTGAAGTGGGTCACTTCGCCGCGACCCTCCGTGAATCTCTGTTGGAGAAGGTCTTCCAGATCGGGGAGCGTTTCGTCGAGACCACAAAGACTGAGTATCCGCCCGGCATAATAGGTCCTTTTGCTCTTCAAGGAGCGGTTGTTCCAGGGCCTCCTGAGGAGGATATAGTGATTTTCGATGTCAGCCTCAGAGTTCCGGGTTCACCCGGCACCAAGGCGACTCACTACAGCGAGTGTCTATGGGGTAACCCTGTGAGCACTGGGCGCCGTATCGCGATGGAGATCCGAGCTGCTGTTGAGGATAACCGGTTGGAGGAGATAGTCACCTAA
- a CDS encoding formate--phosphoribosylaminoimidazolecarboxamide ligase — protein sequence MISQHDIKAVLDQYDTEKIAISTICSHTALQIFHGARQEGFRTIGICMKDRLPLYNSFPLAKADELIVVDNYSDVLTPEFQERLRENNAILIPHGSFVEYIGPEHISEEFAVPMFGNRRSLEWESDRGLQRRWIKAAGLIVPRRYKDPSEIDSKVFVKFPGAKGGKGFFTVNSEREFYIQVKQRVKQGIIKASDVPRIGIQEFLLGVRYYPHYFYTLFEEAGAPAGSGRVQILGIDRRIEPIDEAYRGLPDVPPEFFDYTVTGNQPVVVRESLLPEILQFGVGTVDASIKLFPPGIVGSFCLETIYHPSRGFVVFEISARIVAGTNVYAGGSQYSQFTYDEPMSMGRRIAREIRHAIAADRLADIIY from the coding sequence ATGATTTCGCAGCATGATATCAAGGCGGTTCTGGATCAGTACGATACAGAGAAGATAGCGATAAGCACCATCTGCTCCCACACTGCTCTCCAGATTTTCCACGGAGCGCGGCAGGAAGGCTTCCGGACAATCGGCATCTGCATGAAGGATAGGCTTCCTCTCTACAACTCTTTCCCGCTGGCGAAGGCTGATGAGCTAATCGTTGTTGACAATTACAGTGATGTTCTAACCCCTGAGTTTCAGGAGAGGCTGAGGGAAAACAACGCTATCCTTATTCCACACGGCTCCTTCGTTGAGTACATCGGGCCTGAACATATTTCGGAGGAGTTTGCGGTGCCGATGTTCGGTAACCGACGCTCACTGGAGTGGGAGAGTGACAGAGGGCTTCAGCGGCGATGGATTAAGGCGGCAGGATTAATTGTGCCTCGACGCTACAAGGATCCTTCCGAAATCGACAGCAAAGTCTTCGTGAAGTTCCCCGGCGCTAAGGGTGGAAAAGGCTTCTTCACAGTCAATTCAGAGAGAGAGTTTTACATTCAGGTGAAGCAGCGTGTGAAGCAGGGCATCATCAAGGCAAGCGATGTTCCACGCATAGGAATTCAAGAGTTTCTGCTCGGCGTCAGATATTACCCGCACTACTTCTACACCCTGTTTGAAGAGGCAGGTGCACCAGCCGGGTCAGGCAGAGTTCAGATACTCGGTATAGATAGGCGCATCGAGCCTATTGATGAGGCGTACAGGGGGTTGCCGGATGTGCCTCCTGAGTTCTTCGATTACACTGTGACAGGCAATCAGCCTGTGGTGGTGAGGGAGAGTTTGCTTCCCGAAATCCTGCAGTTCGGAGTAGGCACCGTTGACGCCTCCATAAAGCTGTTTCCACCCGGTATAGTAGGCTCATTCTGTCTTGAAACAATTTACCATCCAAGCCGAGGCTTCGTCGTCTTCGAAATATCCGCGAGAATTGTGGCTGGCACCAACGTCTACGCAGGCGGCTCCCAATACTCACAGTTCACATACGATGAGCCTATGTCTATGGGTCGAAGAATAGCCCGAGAAATCCGGCACGCGATAGCTGCAGACCGCCTCGCTGACATAATCTATTGA
- a CDS encoding DsrE/DsrF/DrsH-like family protein: MSQLEIEKIAMVVNSGEYDRVNYALSIAKIALALGMEVHAIFTYGGLARLIKGRADELGNIPDALVRQQVELNLAKGRMSKISDDLKEAKKLGLNIYACVHAMGVLNVSRDELVDEVDQVMGLASFLDIARGAQTYYI, from the coding sequence TTGTCTCAGCTTGAGATTGAGAAGATCGCGATGGTCGTGAACAGTGGTGAGTATGACCGAGTTAACTATGCGCTTTCGATTGCAAAGATTGCGCTCGCTCTGGGGATGGAGGTGCACGCCATCTTCACCTACGGTGGTTTGGCGCGGCTGATTAAGGGCCGCGCAGATGAGCTCGGCAATATCCCTGACGCCTTGGTTCGTCAACAGGTTGAACTCAACTTAGCTAAGGGAAGGATGAGTAAGATATCTGACGATTTAAAGGAGGCTAAGAAGCTTGGGTTAAACATCTACGCATGTGTGCATGCAATGGGTGTATTGAACGTGTCTAGAGATGAGCTTGTAGATGAGGTGGATCAGGTGATGGGCCTAGCATCATTTCTTGACATCGCCCGTGGCGCCCAGACATACTACATCTAA
- a CDS encoding DNA-directed RNA polymerase subunit N produces MLKPIRCFTCGSLVGDKYDIFAERVKAGGDPGQVLDSLGLKRYCCRRMLLANVDIIDQTLPYYEFLAQRHAEFASDTM; encoded by the coding sequence ATGTTAAAGCCTATTCGATGTTTCACCTGCGGCTCACTCGTAGGTGACAAGTATGATATCTTTGCGGAGCGCGTCAAGGCTGGAGGCGACCCTGGTCAGGTATTGGACAGCCTAGGTTTGAAGCGGTACTGCTGCAGACGAATGCTTCTCGCGAACGTCGACATTATCGACCAGACTCTGCCATACTATGAGTTTCTCGCTCAGAGGCACGCAGAGTTCGCGTCGGATACAATGTAG
- the rpsB gene encoding 30S ribosomal protein S2, with protein MQETGGLSEETQRTTQITEKALLSTGIRVGTQVKTKSMTPFIQRTRSDGLHVIDVGKTLSRIETAGRFLARFESSRVVVYSAREYARNPVEKFCELTGAVHLTGRFMPGTFTNPLYPDHIDPEVLVVTDPAMDSQAVDEALKIGIPVVALCDTDNVTSNVDFVIPANNRGRRALAAVFWLLARSILIHQGSLTAEQPMKYSIEDFETKLIEEKV; from the coding sequence ATTCAGGAAACAGGCGGCTTATCTGAGGAGACTCAGCGAACCACCCAGATTACCGAAAAGGCACTTCTCTCAACCGGGATTCGCGTCGGAACCCAGGTTAAGACGAAGTCAATGACCCCCTTCATTCAACGGACACGTTCAGACGGTCTTCACGTAATCGATGTAGGGAAAACTCTCTCCAGAATCGAGACTGCTGGCCGCTTCCTTGCACGGTTCGAATCTAGCCGCGTAGTAGTTTACTCCGCCCGAGAATACGCTCGAAATCCTGTTGAGAAGTTCTGCGAGCTTACCGGTGCAGTTCACTTAACCGGTCGATTTATGCCTGGAACCTTCACCAACCCTCTCTACCCAGATCACATCGATCCTGAGGTGCTTGTGGTGACTGATCCTGCTATGGACAGCCAAGCTGTCGATGAAGCCCTGAAGATAGGCATACCTGTAGTAGCTTTATGCGATACAGATAACGTGACTTCAAACGTGGACTTCGTCATACCCGCGAACAACCGTGGTCGAAGAGCCTTAGCTGCAGTATTCTGGCTGCTAGCCAGATCAATACTCATCCACCAAGGATCTCTCACAGCTGAGCAGCCTATGAAGTACTCAATAGAGGACTTCGAGACTAAGCTAATCGAAGAAAAGGTCTAG
- a CDS encoding MEMO1 family protein, protein MKIRRPAAAGQFYPLSMTDLHDALEGCFKHPLGPGSLPPSPERMDYFGAVVPHAGYTYSGPIAAHAYYALSGMRKPDLVVILGPNHWGIGSSVSVYPEGAWDTPLGRVEIDSSAAKYLAEVSNIADLDASAHKRDHCIEVQLPFLQYIYGRDFKILPIILVLQDFTTATELGRALASLTKRQSTLLIASSDFTHYELHRDALDKDSRLIDTILSLDIPKFYRILEQLNISACGYGAIAAVMAATKELGATDGRLLKYGTSGDITGDYSSVVGYSSIVFE, encoded by the coding sequence ATGAAGATACGGCGACCTGCCGCTGCCGGTCAATTTTACCCTTTATCCATGACCGATTTACACGATGCTCTAGAAGGCTGTTTTAAGCATCCTTTAGGCCCAGGTAGTCTCCCGCCTTCACCCGAGCGGATGGATTACTTCGGCGCAGTTGTTCCTCACGCAGGCTACACCTACTCCGGTCCAATCGCGGCTCACGCCTACTACGCTCTTTCAGGTATGCGCAAGCCTGATTTGGTAGTGATTCTCGGGCCGAATCACTGGGGCATCGGAAGTTCAGTCTCAGTTTATCCGGAAGGTGCTTGGGATACTCCGTTGGGCAGAGTTGAGATTGACTCATCGGCCGCGAAGTATCTGGCTGAAGTTTCCAATATTGCGGATCTCGACGCTTCAGCGCATAAGCGGGATCACTGCATAGAGGTTCAGCTACCTTTCCTGCAGTACATCTATGGGAGAGACTTCAAGATTCTCCCAATTATTCTGGTTCTTCAAGATTTCACTACAGCAACGGAGCTTGGGCGCGCGTTAGCGTCGCTGACGAAGCGGCAGTCCACCCTGCTTATTGCTTCATCTGACTTTACGCATTATGAGCTGCACAGGGATGCTTTGGATAAGGATTCAAGGCTGATTGACACGATACTTTCGCTTGACATTCCGAAGTTCTACCGGATTCTTGAGCAGCTTAACATATCGGCCTGCGGCTACGGTGCGATCGCTGCAGTTATGGCTGCTACGAAGGAGCTGGGTGCTACTGATGGGCGTCTCTTAAAATACGGGACAAGCGGTGACATAACGGGGGATTACTCCTCCGTAGTAGGATACTCCTCCATAGTCTTCGAGTAA
- the mvk gene encoding mevalonate kinase, with product MTTFTATAPGKIIIAGEHFVVHGSYALAAAIDRGSTVQASPSNHPVIVSKSLGLVADLEGKVPDRLRPLAKTLGVTLKWLNESRGVKCELESNIPISAGLGSSAAGSVALVAAASAALGHQLKLNEIFDLAMVSERIIHGNPSGIDPAVATYGGVMLFSKGAPHKPVQLKTPADFIIGFSGVDRSTSKMIHRFSESQASHPSTFRALVRSTSVFAENAAKALSEGDLNSLAAILNFNHMILSSLGVSSPTLDNLVEAALDAGCLGAKLTGGGGGGCIIALPTSDNLDAALTQLRRSAADAWISRIPQSGVKVWKSGD from the coding sequence ATGACGACCTTCACAGCGACGGCTCCGGGAAAAATCATTATAGCGGGTGAGCACTTCGTTGTTCACGGCTCCTACGCTTTGGCTGCAGCGATAGATAGAGGCTCAACTGTTCAGGCATCGCCTTCAAACCACCCCGTGATTGTGTCTAAGAGTCTGGGTCTCGTAGCGGATCTGGAAGGAAAAGTCCCGGATAGACTGAGGCCCCTTGCAAAAACTCTGGGCGTCACTTTGAAGTGGTTGAACGAGTCTCGCGGGGTTAAATGTGAGCTTGAGAGCAACATCCCGATATCTGCTGGATTAGGCTCATCAGCAGCCGGGTCAGTCGCCCTCGTGGCCGCAGCCTCAGCTGCACTCGGTCATCAGTTGAAGCTCAATGAAATCTTTGATTTGGCAATGGTCTCTGAGAGGATAATACACGGCAACCCCTCAGGTATAGATCCGGCTGTAGCTACATATGGCGGCGTGATGCTGTTTAGCAAAGGGGCTCCGCATAAACCCGTGCAGCTCAAAACGCCTGCGGACTTTATCATCGGCTTCAGCGGTGTAGATCGCAGCACCTCTAAGATGATTCACCGCTTCTCCGAGTCTCAAGCCTCTCATCCCTCAACCTTCAGGGCGCTGGTCAGATCAACATCGGTATTCGCTGAGAACGCGGCTAAAGCGTTGAGTGAAGGCGATCTAAACAGCCTCGCCGCTATATTGAACTTCAACCACATGATTCTCTCATCACTAGGCGTCTCGTCTCCCACTCTGGACAATCTGGTCGAGGCAGCTCTAGATGCAGGGTGCCTCGGAGCCAAGCTGACCGGCGGCGGAGGCGGAGGATGCATAATAGCTCTTCCAACATCTGACAACCTCGATGCAGCTCTCACACAGTTGAGGCGCTCAGCCGCAGATGCTTGGATATCCCGAATACCACAGTCAGGAGTCAAGGTCTGGAAATCAGGTGATTAA
- a CDS encoding isopentenyl phosphate kinase yields the protein MRGRKKSSEPRIVLVKLGGSVITDKTRPFTERMDVIKRLAGEIHSARSELGLRLIVGHGGGSYPHTPAAKFRVKEGRVAGSSPRGVALVQNAAARLNRLVVAALIEAGEDAVSVQPSASVLADSSSIVSWDTGALEAMLEAGLLPVVHGDVVMDATQGWSIASTEDLFLYLAAHLPVERVVIGSDVDGVLDRAGSGAKFDVITPKDLKRISGSLQGAGTVDVTGGMRSKVESLLRLAEERGVESVILNAAKPGLLEAALRGKTGIGTEIRISNR from the coding sequence TTGAGGGGTCGAAAGAAGTCCTCAGAACCTCGGATAGTATTGGTGAAGCTGGGTGGAAGCGTCATTACGGACAAGACGCGGCCCTTCACAGAGCGAATGGATGTGATAAAGCGGCTTGCAGGCGAAATTCACTCAGCGAGGAGCGAGTTGGGTCTCCGGCTGATTGTTGGGCATGGCGGCGGTTCGTATCCGCATACGCCTGCGGCTAAGTTCCGTGTTAAGGAGGGCAGGGTTGCCGGTTCGTCTCCTCGCGGTGTGGCTTTAGTTCAGAATGCTGCAGCTCGTCTGAATAGGCTGGTGGTGGCGGCTCTTATCGAGGCGGGTGAGGACGCAGTTTCTGTGCAGCCGTCCGCTTCGGTTTTAGCGGACTCTTCGAGCATAGTTTCGTGGGATACTGGGGCCTTGGAGGCGATGCTTGAAGCAGGTTTGCTTCCAGTTGTTCATGGTGATGTGGTGATGGATGCGACGCAGGGTTGGAGCATAGCTTCCACAGAGGATCTTTTCCTGTATTTGGCTGCTCATCTACCGGTTGAACGTGTGGTGATAGGCTCTGATGTGGATGGTGTTCTCGATCGAGCGGGCAGCGGAGCTAAGTTCGACGTTATCACTCCAAAGGATTTGAAGCGGATATCTGGTTCTCTTCAAGGCGCCGGGACTGTTGACGTTACCGGTGGAATGCGCAGCAAAGTTGAATCTCTGCTTAGGCTTGCTGAGGAGCGCGGTGTTGAAAGCGTGATTCTGAACGCGGCTAAACCTGGGCTGCTTGAAGCCGCGCTTCGAGGCAAAACCGGGATAGGCACAGAGATCCGTATTTCTAACAGGTAA
- the fni gene encoding type 2 isopentenyl-diphosphate Delta-isomerase — protein sequence MPKKTSQIEDRKLEGIQITLKEDVQARDATTLLEDVTLINNSLPELNLEDINTETTFLNHKLSAPLIIEAMTGGTKEAGKINGNLAAAAETLDIGMGVGSQRAALDSEAAAETYIIARKNAPNAFLIANIGGAQLQDLKKEEIRRLIDMIKADALAIHLNPLQELVQPEGEPRFRGVWDRISQISREIGVPVIVKEVGCGISREVATKLEIAGVSAVDVAGVGGTSWAAVEHFRALKRNLSEKAQLGELFWDWGIPTAASIIEVKMAVRLPIIASGGVRTGLDMAKCIALGASVTGMAQPVLAAAMKSDKEVAELLQRYVDQLRATMLITGARDIRALGNVRYLISGRLSDWRKMSLEEIRY from the coding sequence TTGCCGAAAAAGACCTCGCAAATTGAAGATCGGAAGCTTGAAGGCATTCAGATTACGCTTAAAGAGGATGTGCAGGCTCGCGACGCCACCACCCTGCTGGAAGATGTAACACTCATCAACAACTCACTACCCGAGCTAAACCTAGAAGACATTAACACAGAAACCACCTTTCTAAACCACAAACTCTCAGCCCCCCTCATCATCGAAGCCATGACCGGCGGCACCAAAGAAGCAGGGAAAATCAACGGCAACCTAGCGGCCGCAGCTGAAACGTTAGACATCGGGATGGGTGTAGGAAGCCAGCGGGCTGCTCTCGACTCAGAAGCGGCTGCTGAAACATACATAATCGCGAGGAAGAACGCTCCAAACGCCTTTCTCATCGCGAACATCGGAGGCGCACAGCTCCAAGACCTGAAGAAAGAGGAGATCCGGCGGCTCATCGACATGATTAAGGCTGATGCGCTCGCAATCCACTTGAACCCGCTTCAGGAGCTGGTTCAGCCTGAAGGTGAACCTAGGTTCCGAGGCGTCTGGGATCGCATCAGCCAAATTTCGCGCGAGATTGGTGTTCCAGTTATTGTGAAGGAAGTTGGCTGCGGTATATCGCGTGAGGTGGCTACGAAGCTTGAGATTGCGGGTGTCTCGGCGGTTGATGTTGCTGGTGTCGGCGGAACCAGCTGGGCTGCTGTTGAGCATTTCAGGGCGTTGAAGCGGAATCTAAGCGAAAAGGCTCAGCTTGGCGAACTCTTCTGGGACTGGGGTATCCCGACCGCCGCCTCAATTATCGAAGTGAAAATGGCTGTAAGGCTGCCTATAATCGCTTCAGGCGGTGTTAGAACCGGTCTGGATATGGCTAAATGCATCGCTCTAGGTGCCAGCGTCACAGGTATGGCTCAACCTGTTCTCGCAGCGGCTATGAAATCAGATAAGGAGGTAGCAGAGCTTCTTCAAAGATATGTGGATCAGCTGAGGGCTACTATGCTGATAACTGGTGCACGAGACATCCGGGCGCTTGGCAACGTCAGGTATCTTATCTCGGGCCGGCTCTCCGACTGGAGAAAGATGTCGCTAGAAGAAATTCGATACTGA